A segment of the Panicum hallii strain FIL2 chromosome 1, PHallii_v3.1, whole genome shotgun sequence genome:
AGCCGGCGGGCCGGCCGGCGCGGCTGCCGTTGCGATACGTGCcccggcacggcacggcacgcTGCCGCGCTTGGCGCTCACCGGATCCGCCATGCCGTTTCGGCTTACAACGAGGAGCTCGTGGCGGGGCAGGCGCTGGCGCCACATCTGCCCGCGTCGCCGCCGGTCTCGGGACCGTGTGCGCCGCGAGCTCGTTACGTAGCAAATTCTGGAGCAGATGGGTGGATGACGAGCTGGGGGGGTTGCAGCGGAGTAACGGAGAGTCCTGATCCTGGGTCCTGCCGAGCTGATCCTCTGTTGCGTCGGTTGCTAATTGCCGGTTTACTGGAGGGATAGCACCTGCTACTGCTAGCACGGTTGCGTTCtgctagtttattactcttcaATCTCTGTTTCCTGTAGCATGTTACCAAGGCTCGCCCCTGACGGTGTTGTTTTACCTCAGCTTGAACGGTGATTGTTGGTGGCAAAGTATTTACTACTTTGAGTGCAATCTGTTTCTTTGTTTTTTGGGTGAGGAATTCGTACCCAGGACCAGGAGGCAGGAGCTTTGACCTCAATTAGAAAGAAAAACCTGGTAACTATACAAATGAGAGTAGTTCAATCACAGCGACGGCAGGTAGTGTCGATTGATGTTTTATTTCGTTGGCATCCAAGACAGATTCATCGTATCTCAGCCCTGTTAAAAGTAAACCCAGCACCCCTCACAGAGTCAGAGAGCGTGATCTTCCTCAGTCCTCACTCCTCACAGTGAAGTTTGCGACACCAGCAACCGCCTCTGGGAACATCAGGGACCCGGACTCGGTGTGGTCCGGCGATGACCGTGGCTTCGAGAGCCTCATATTATGCTTCAGATTCCCCCCAGTATGGCCATTCATTTTTGTCGAGATCTCTGAATACTAAAAGGGCATTCACTCAAACCCTGTACCGTATTATTTGTTCTCACTTCTACCGTGAGTCACTTTGATACAATGTACATCGGATCGCTTTAGATTCTTGAGGAATTTGCTTGTGACATCCATAAAAGTTCCACCTAGTTGTTAAACCACAAAATCTGACTGCTTACTATCTTTATCGTCtgtttttctttaaaaaaaagtTTGATGATGGATCATTATGGATCATTCTCTCCATTATCCCCATTTGATCGTTACTGTAATGATGCAAACCCAAATCAAACCAAGCAAGAAATATACCAGAAGTTACATAGAAGGACAACAGAAGATGCATGCCAAAAATTTCTTGGATAAGTTGGATATGAGAAAATTTCCAGCTGCATCGAGTCTGGAAAATGGGCTATGGCGAACTCAATGCACCTTCAAAATCCACCAAGCAATACAGTTTCACCAGATTCACCTCTCACCATCAGAGCACTCGCTGAGAGGTGAACAAGTTTATTCTTTCTGCCGCTTGTATGAAGACCCGGAGGAAGGCAACAACAATGCCAAATCTTATGCAGATGCAGATTTGTCTTTGTCACCAAATGATTCAGACATGCCAAACATGTATTACTATTCAAACTAATGTTCTTAACAACACAAACTAAACAGTGATACACAGACCAGTATTAAGAGAACCGTGAGAAACAAGTTTTCATAATGCAAGATAAGCATCACCAGAACAATAGCCTCTTAAAATCATACGAGACCACCTTAACAGGCATCTTTTCATACAAAAAGTTGGCACGTCTTATTCATGTTAGCAGCTCACGAGTATGTATCCAGAAGACAATGTTTACATCTACAGAGCAGCATCACAATTCCTCAATATAGAAAATGTGCTCAATGCAAACATCCTAAAGACCTAAACAAATTAAACTCGAGGAACATGATAATACCCATTTAGGCGGGACCTCGTGGCATTTCCTCACTAGAGGATACCTCATGCCCAGGCACTTCATCATCGCTGGATTCTTCTGATACAGCATTTTCTTCAAGGGCAGATCCTTCCCGCTCAAGTGCCTCTGCATCTGCGGCAACAGGCTTTGACTCCACAACAGTTTCTCCAGATGTACCTTTTGACTGAAGAGTGTTGTCTATGCTATCCGAGTCCAACCCAAGCTCCTTCTCAAGCTTCATCCACCCAGACAACAAATTCTCTGGGAACCTCTTCTTCACCTCCGCAACAACCGTCTTGGCCTCAGCCACCCTGCCTCCCTTTGCCAATCCCTCAACCAACCCTTTCATTGTCCTAAAATCTGGCACCTTGTGCCTCTTCAAGCTTTCCTTGACGATGCCCAACCCAGCATCAAAGTCGCCATGGGCACACAGCGCTGCCAACATGTGCTTGTACGTAGCAGCATTTGCGGAGCACCCCTTCTCAGCTAGTGAATGGTACAGAACCTTGGCATCCTCCACTTTTCCATTCCTGCAATAGCAAGTCATGAGGAAATTGTAGGTGATGGTGTCTGGCTTCACTCCAGCCGCCTCCATCTCCATCATCACCTCCTGTACCTCTTCCGGTTTCCCATGGAGTCCATAGTTCATGGCTTTCACATTGTACGTTGCCACATCGGGCTTGCATCCACTCTCTACCATCTCCTTCCACAAGTGCTCGGCTTCCTCAGTCTTCTTCTGCTTATACATTGAATCCATCAACGTGGTGTAGATACTGGTGGTCGGCGAGATACCTTGCTCACGCATTTGATCCAAGGCTTGTTTCGCCTTAACATCGTCGCGGCTCATGCAGTAGGCCTTGACAAGGATGCCGTAGGATGTGGCGTCGGGGGTGATGGAGAACTCCTTGGAGAGCTCGGAGAAGAGGACAGGGacgcggtggtggcggcggcatcGTAGGAAGGCGGAGAGGAGGGCGTTGAAGGGGAGCGGGGAGATGGGGGTTGGGAGGGACGTCGCAGTGGAGCGGAAGGCGTCGAGGGCCTTCTCGGGAAGGTTGGCGGAGGCGTAGGAGcagaggacggcggcgaggtggggctCGGTGGTGGACGCGGGGAGATGGGAGGAGAGGAGCGCCTCCGCGTCGGCGAAGCGGCGGGAGCGGGagaggcggcgcgcggccagtGAGAGCGCGTGGCGGGTGGAGGCGGCCGAGATGGAGGCCGTGTCGATGGCCTCCAGGATGGAGACCGCGCGGTCCGGATCGTGCTCGCGGCGGAGGCGCCGCGTGGCGTCGGCCACCGAGAGGGCGCCGGGGTCAGTGCCGGCTGTGGTGGTGGAGAGCGCACGGGAGAGGGGGATGCCGCGGGCCTGGGCgtgggcgcggcggccgtggcggaggAGGATCGCGAGCGCAGTCATTtttgggggcggcggcggcggcggcgggcgggaggacgggagggcggcggccagAAGAGGGTTTTCTCTTCTACCCTACGTAATCTTTGGcgctgttcgtttcctacctcTAAAATTCCTCTAAACTTTaaacccatcacatcaaagagaatcttgctatttaaaagtattaaataaaatctgtttataaaactttttgcacagctgggtgctaattcgtgagacaaatttaatgagcctaattaatccataatttgccacaatgatgctacagtaatcatccgctaatcatgaactaatatacctcattagattcgtctcgcgaattagcactggattctgcaattagttttgtaattagattttatttaacacttctaaatgacaagattttttttgatgtgacccctctaaactttagatcccaggaaacgaacgcaccctttATCTTCTTTTTTCCGGGGGTGACTAGACAGTGACAGTCTTCCCTCTTCAACCAAGGCGGGGAAAGATTGTagtaaaaaaaatggatcttcTATGGTCCGAAAAAAGAAAACAGTACAGTATACATCAGGTCAATTACAAAACCAGAAATGACGTCACGGATCGATATTTGCCATCGTGGATGTCGCACCATGGGCCTCAATGAAATGTCCAATTTATGCACGGATTTATAATTAGGAAAATTTATAAAATACCATTTTGAGTTTGAGATTTCCAGTTGCAAACGACCGCACCATACCATTTTGTTGAAAAGCATCTGCATGTTTAGCTTATTTCTATCCGTCCGTCATGTAGAGAAAAGGGCAAGTTACCTGATGAAGCTTATTCAATGCTTGGATTAGACTTAGTGTGTTTTTTTCTTTCAAATAGCAAAACAAGGTTCAACGACATTTGAGCGCTAATTAATTATTCTTTTGATGGAATACAAAAACTTATAAAAAGTATGTAATATTGATGTATCAGTGGCTCCAATTTAATAAAAATGAGTTGAATCGATTAAGCATATACGTGTTGGAAGCCTTTTACAATCAAATCAAGTAGGGATGCACATTTTCAATAAAATATCTTGTTGGAGGATTCTCAAAATTCATACGAGATACAGAATATTTTTACAACTTATCTTTATAGTTAATGGATGGAACTATTTTTTGACGATTAATTGATGGAACTTTGATAAGGAGTATTCACACAAACGCCCTACTTCCTAGAGACAAACTAAAGAGATACTCCACCTTTTCAATAGCACATACCACTATAGCACCTGGTACATTAAAAGAATCATACAACATACATATATATTAACAcatcaataaaataaaataaaataatatgtaGCTCATATGCTTTTTCAATCCACATGTCATCGTTTCAAGCAAATCTTATTAGCTCCAACTTCTCCGTAGGAATCAATGTCTATGTGACTGTGTATATACATCTAATTTATTGTAGGCTCCTAATGTTATAATGTTTCATTGGTGGATGAGTCACATGTGTATCTTATCACTTGTGCACGTATTTGAAGTGAAAGAATCTTATCATAATTAGACATTATCATATGAAAATTTAGTAGACTATGAGAGGAGAAATCTGCCATATTCCTAAATAGGAACTCAGACACAAAATGCTCTTAGCGATAAATGGCTACCATTGTTCTTCTATTTTATATAAATGCCATATGCTATTATCCACGAGTCCTACTGCCATTTTTGTAAAGGTTGTTAGCTGATTTTTAGAAATTTAATGGCCCCTTTGATATTTATGGTGGAAAAGTTATATATCAACAAATATATCAGAAAGAGCATCCTCTTATATTGTGCGTCCAATATATACATAAATATGATGATAAGGACATATCAACTCGATATAAGGGTAGCGAAAGAGCCTGTAGCTTAGTAGTTACCAGAGCTTCATATTAGGTTCTAGATTCGACTCTTCTAGGAGAATTTTCCTAATTTAACGGTGCTGTGTTGTACTTTCGGTAGTAGGCGACATTCACATCGATAGCGAAACCCCTACGGCCACTTTGTCAATTTTGAAAATTTGCTGGCTCAGTCTTCGAAGATGCTAATAGAGGGTAGGATTTGCGTACGTAGAGTAGAGTGTGCGTACGTTGTGTAATTAAAAAAACTTGAAACAACGTATTGATACATCTCGATGGCATGCCACCTCAATTGATAAGTATCCaggcatttctttttctttcctacaATAATAATTTATCCATACTTTCTGAAGTGGACATTCACGATTTCCCGCATCTCACAAAaactatctatatatatatataaacacAAGAAATATGATGAGAAAACGCAGCACACGTATACCAAGGACAAGGAGCAGAAACCGGAGACCGCAAGGCACAAAGAAACGGGGACGCATCGGCGTGCCCCCCTATCCCTCCTGCTATCCGTTGTCCAGCCCCCGTCCGCTTCCCACGATTTCCGCGTCTCCCCATCCCCTCCACGCTTCTCTATTAACGCGCCCACCACCGAAAATTAAAGCCGCCCACCCCCCGGAAATCAGAGACGCGAGCGGCGAATCCCTAGCCCTGGCCCCGAATCCCACCCGAAACCTCCGAGTTCGCTCGCCTATCCGATCCGCcgaccgccgccgctgctccgtcgccggcggcggttCGCGGCGCGGAATCTACCTTCTGGTTGGGAGATCCGGGGGGACTCCTTTATCCTGGGCGTTCCGGGGCTCGAATCTTGCGGCGGGCGGGCAATGTGAGTGGTCTCCGTCGGAGGGCGACAATCTGCGGCGCGGTTCGTGGGCGAATCTTGCGGCGGCGGGGTTGCGCGGTCCGCGGGGATGGAGCACGTGATCGGAGGGAAGTTTAAGCTGGGGAAGAAGATTGGGAGCGGATCTTTCGGGGAGCTCTACCTCGGTACGTGCCTCGCCGGATTCTTGATTGAAAATCTTTCACGGTTTTCTGCTGGTTCCGACGCGCCGCCGTTTCGATTGGCTGGCCGTTCTGCGTTTGTTTCTGATGTGGTCGGTTGTTTTTGGCTGCAGGCGTCAACATACAgagcggcgaggaggtggctaTCAAGTTGGTATGTGACAATCTGATCCCGTTTGTAGACCATTTCCTCGTGGAAGCATGCGTGGCATTAGGCAATAGTTAGTCCCAGACGCAAACGTATCGTCGATTTTACTGTTGCTAGAAACGGTTTCACGAGGGGCTCTCATGTAGATATTGTGGCACGACCTAATTGTAAATGCTAATGGCGTTCCGTAATTGCTTGCAAAAAGATTGGCATGGCTTCTCACTTTGTGTCATGATTTTGTAATGACAAATAACAAGACTTCCAAAATCCAAACATTTCCTTGGCTGTCCATGCGAATTGACTTGTGGCTTTTCATTGAATAATAAATAGACTCCCAAACATTCCTTGGCTGTCAAGTTTAATTGACATGTGTTTTATCATGAACAATGATAAAACTTCCAAACTTTTTTTTTGTTCTGCAAGCAAATTGGCCTATTGTATGGGCCAGTAATTCggggaggaagaaaagagacTGAAGATTGCTAGCAGATCCAGTTCAAATTATAGAGCATGGTCTTGTTACCTGTTCATTAGTTAGGCTGTATAACAACCCTATTTTGTTTTAAGTAAGTGACAACTCATATTTTAATAGTGCAAATTTGAGCAAATGAAACAGTAACATCTTGAAAACTACTTGCTGAAAGTTGATCTATCGTAGTCTGCATCTGTGCCAAGATACTTTACACACTGCTTTTCACTATTCCTTGGATGACCGGCTTGACTGAACCAAAAATTGTGCTATGGGAAAATGTTATTTACATTGCTATTGGTAATGTTTTTTCTAGCTTTAACATATACCGCCACCTTTGTGACAATATGTGGTTAACCGTTTTTGGAGCAATATTATTTGTCAGTCTTAGTCTGGTCAATGTCCCTTTCAGCATCAGGACATGCTACCTGATCATTTTTCTCCATCTCATGTTTTATCAGGAATCTGTCAAATCAAGGCATCCTCAGCTTCATTATGAGTCAAAGCTATATATGCTTCTCCAAGGGGGAAGTAAGTACCAATACGACGTCATGGTTCCTTTGTTTCATATATTTTCACTGGTTTTAATATAATTTTTACTCCAAACTTCAGCTGGGATTCCTCATTTGAAGTGGTTCGGAGTGGAGGGGGAGTACAATGTCATGGTCATTGATCTTCTTGGTCCAAGTCTGGAGGACTTATTCAACTTCTGCAGCAGAAGATTCTCTCTTAAAACAGTACTTATGCTAGCTGATCAGATGGTAAGTTTCTCTTAGGTGTCATCCATTTGCTGTTACTTTTTGTTATCTGTATCGTACCTATGAAAAATATCTCAATGAATCTTAAGTccttatttggtggattttcacCACCAAGTTAATTTCTTCCCTTTGTTTTCATACAGATAGCCAGGGTAGAGTACATGCACACGAGGGGGTTTCTTCACCGTGATATCAAGCCAGACAACTTCCTTATGGGCTTAGGCCGTAAAGCAAGCCAGGTTGGGTGCTACACATGAGTATTTACTGATAAAACTGGTTTGTTATTGGATGTTTTAAGTCTACGAATCTTAGCTCACAAGAGGATAAAATTCTAACACTGCACCCATAGAGTGTTTCTCTGCTTAGCTGCTGTCATAAACACAGGCCATTTTTGTCACTGAATTAAATCAAATTCCTTTATCTTTTCTTGCAAGATGCACTGTGACTGACAAATCGCTTCAGTTGATGTAAGCATTTGTATGGCTGTAGCTTGAATTTGTACCGCACCAGTCATTACAAAACATATGTTTGGGCGATTCTCCTGTGAAGAATCCTTTTGTACAATTTCTGAAAGACTGGGACCTGGTTTTGAATGCAGATATTTGCTGCAATTCATATATGATATTTATAAACATATCAAGTCTTTGGAGGTGCTAAAAGTTCTTATTGTGCATTGAAGATTATTCTAGCGATGGTAACTTTTATGAGTAGATACCTGCATATAAACTACTGTCATAAGCATGGCTTTTAAGTGATTGATATAATTTATTTTTACTGTCAACAAAAATAGCTGCTAAAGAAAACTGAGTGTACTCTTAACAGGTTTATGTCATTGACTATGGCCTTGCGAAGAAGTATCGGGACCTCCAAACTCATAAGCACATACCATACAGGTAATCAGAAATGGTTGGTATGAATGCTAGGAAATGAATTCTCCTCACACCGGGACGTTTCTTCTAGTATGTTACGTGTGATGATCTATGTGTTTACTATCATTCATTTAAGCAGGGGCGGAGGAAGGCCTAGCTCCGCCCCTGCATTTAAGACACTTATTTGTGTGCTATGTTGAAGCGATGTTTGTGATATAGTATAGTCCCTTATTGTTCTGTTTGACACACATCTCATTATTTTGCCTATTTTTGTTAACATCTTGGCTGTAGTTATCTAATTTACTGAACCTTGATTTAGAATTTGCATTGCTGTGCATAGCACATTACATGCGATGATATCTGCTGGTGAATGTATTGGTTCAAAAATCTATATTTCTAATGCCGTTTTATGCCGTCTACATACAATCATAATTGTTTAGCTGTTCAACAACGAATGATTTTGAAGCTGAATTTTCTTCTGCGATCCTACACGATGGGGAAGTTAACTGTGGTTCTTGATCCTATAATTAGTTATTTGATGAGATTTTGTTTTTCTGTTACTTAAGCAATGCTTTTTATTCATTTTGGGATACACATTCAAAGCTTACATGTTTTCCTTTGTTACTGTAGGGAGAACAAAAATCTCACAGGAACAGCACGATATGCTAGTGTAAACACCCATCTTGGAGTAGGTGAGTCTCCCTGGTATTAAGATGTGGTACCAAGAGGTCAAATTATAGTTATAATAGAAACCATCAGGTTTTAGGTTTTAGTTGGGGACAATATagtacaacaacaacaaagcccTTTAGTCCCAAGCAAGTTAGAGTAGGCTAGAGATATGAAACCCAACATGGGCCACCAACAAAAAGGAAAACTCATATAAAATAAGAAAGGCGTTAATAATAGTAGTGTACTAGGTGTCTAATGTCTTGTTTTGGACATTAATTCAGCAATTGTTATCTACAAGTACTGCTCTTCTGGAACCCAAATTCTATGCATTGCCAATCAATAAAAATTTAATGCATGGAACAACAAAAATATTGCTCATCCAGGAAATTTTCTCCAGAAGTGCAAACATTTTTTCCAGAAAATATCATTCTTTGGCTAATTATATGATGGCTTTGTGTGTTATTGCTGCTTTTCTCGTCAGAACAAAGCAGGAGAGACGACCTAGAGTCCCTTGGTTACGTGCTGATGTATTTCTTGAGAGGAAGGTTGGagaatcaattgctttctaatGTTCAAATTTCCTTTTGTCTGTGACTATATATTACTGAATACTTGTCTTCTTAGCCTTCCTTGGCAAGGCTTGAAAGCCGGCACAAAAAAACAGAAGTATGACAAAATTAGTGAGAAGAAAATGCTAACTTCAATAGAGGTAATTGATTTATTTCGCACAAAGTTTTTTAACAATCATAAGTTACTGTTCTGTTGGATTGTAATCTATTGCTGCCCATGTTTTTCACAATTTGTGCAGGCCCTCTGTAAATCTTATCCATCAGAATTCACTACATACTTCCATTATTGCCGATCTTTGCGATTTGAAGATAAGCCAGACTATAGCTATTTGAAGAAAATCTTCCGGGATTTATTCATCCGTGAAGGTATCAGCAAATATAATACCTCTAAAGTTTCTTGCCTATCTACATATTTGCTTACATGTTTCTTTTTTGAATACTTGCAGGGTACCAGCATGATTATGTCTTTGATTGGACTGTAGCAAGGCAAGCTGCGGACAATAACAGATTGCGAGTATGTCTGCtactcctttttttttctggaaTTACTATTAGTGCAAGTTTTACTGTGCTGAATGTGTAACGTTTCTTTGTTCCTCACAACCAGCTGAGTGGGAGAGGTGGGTTGGTGGGACCATCGGCAGACCGGGCTGAGCGGGCTGCAGGTTTGTGAGTTGCATACTCATTTTGGAATGTTATATTTATGAAATAAGTGGAAACCAGCAGGCTCAAATTTACTTATTTGCTTTTCAACAGCGAGACAGGATGTTCCGGATAGATTCCCCGGTCCAGTTGATGCATTTGGTAGAAGAACCGGCTCTGGTTCTGGCCATTATGGTGAACACACAAAGCACAGATCTCTATTGGATACACTTTTAGCACCCAAGACGGTGAGAAACTCTCAATCCAATTCTATTGATATTTTAGTCTGAATACTTGGTGGTCGTGTATGTGTTTATGCAATATCTCATGTTTAGGTTATAAATGGGATAGTGTTTTTCCTTTTATGTGTTGTGAGAACATCGTGAGACTGATACTTGCAAATGTTGGTAGGAGACGAGGgccaatatgattttattttccTGGGAGCTAGCTAATAGTTTCTTTTGTGCCTTAACTATAATTGCTATAGCTGTTCGTCACAATAATGTTATTGGATGTTTTATATAATTGAATTCCTTGGTTCTGGCGTATTTAGTTATGTTCAGGCCTTCCCTTTTGTTGCTATGAGATGACGTATTCCCCATGGTGATAACTTTTAGACTTACAACATTTTTCACCATGTATTTCAGACTGTTGATTCGGATAGAAGGCGGCCTTCATCGTCGCGGAATGGGAGCACGTCAAGGAAGGCCCTTCTGTCAAGCAGCAGAGGCTCTGGAGATCCCAGTGACCCGAATCGCAGTAGCCACCTAGTCCcgaccagcagcggcagcagccgcCCATCAACTAATCTAAGGCTTCATCAGTCAACAGGACTTGAGGGCAGGACCTCATCATTGTCGAAACCAGGAAGAGTCGTCCATGATGATCCCACTATGAGGAACTTTGAACGCCTTACTATCAGTGCAGACAGGAGGaaatgaaatttttactatagcaAAAGATCTGAGCTGCTCTCACTTTGCTATAGCGCCGAGATTCATTTGGTTCCAAGTTATGCTTACTGATGAGCAAGTTAAATGATTCTGTGCTATACATGATGCTGTGATCTGCACATAACTATACTTGTCAAATCTTGGCACAGATGATTTGGGTTCTTTTAATTCAGTGAACTGTTCTTTCAAATGGCCACGGAAGCACACAGCACACCATTAGAGGGACCCGGGATTGGCTGCAGTGTTTAGCCATGCGGGTCAAAATGATGTTAATGATGACTCTGATATTTGTAAAATGTCAATGGAATAAAACGTTTCAGTACACTTGCATTACCTTCGAATTTCTGTGAAAGCTGAATTTTTCGTCTATGCACATTTCGTCCATGCAAATTGGATTGAAAGTATTTTTTTCAGAAAACATGTTTTACAGACACTTATATTTTCTTAATAAGACTGAAGTTTGTGTTGTTATTTTTTTAGTATAATAAGCTTGTAGCATAATCTGTTTGGACAAGTCGTCCAACACTATTGAGAACCCGGAGGCAAGATCGTTGAACAGTGGGAACGTAAATACGTGTAAGTGGTACCTGCAGAAATGCTGGTAACCGATATTAGGTTGTAAGCTCTTAAGCCAGGAAATAATATAGCATTTTCCCCTACCAACTTTATCTGAAAAACCTAGTAGTAACTTCTACAATTACTGTAACAGTGGCTTCAGCTGTTTACTGTCCGATGCGTAGCCAGTTTCTTTCACCCGCCTTAGAGCGATTGCATTGGTTTGAAATTCAGAAATTTTTAGCAGAGCTTTCTGGATTTCGAATTTACAGAGTATTGGCTAAGCGCCGAGATATAAACACCACGCAACCAGGATTTACGGTGTTCAGAGAGATCTATTGATCCTGATAAATGCCTCTTTTTGCAGGTATGCCTTGAACGCAATTTACAGGAGATGCACTATATTCCAGCAACTCAAGAACACAGTTGGGCTACACACTTCCGTCTCCTGGGGCAACACAATTTTTTTTCCAGAATGAGTAGCCCAATCTTCCAAGAATACGCGTGGCGCACTGGATTCTGCTAGAATCCCGCGGATATGACAAAAGATTTGTAGAAGACAGCCTTTTACTATACATTTGAAGTCAGTGCCAAATGATTTCGTTATTGGCATCACCATGCTCAGATACACATAGGAAAAACAACCAGAGTCAAAGCTCACGAATGCAACAGCTTTTCATCTCTACATATTCGCTGATAGCAAAAGAGAGTAAGGACGAAGTTCTTGCTTACAAAGACACTCATTAAAATCTAAATCAGTCTGTGACACCAGAAATAAACTAAATAGTTAGACATCATTTCCAGAACAAAAAGGCATATCATGTGTTAGAATCATGGTAACAGAACAAATATGTTAAAAGAGTATATACATTCACATGAATACACTAAAGACTGACTAGCAGCACATCAGCTATAGATGGATACAATCAAACCAATGCAGCACGGCTATTCATTCAGTTATATCAAAGCATAGTTTTGCTTCATCCCAGGGGCCATTGATCTCAAACTTGTATTCTTGAATCCTAATAAGCCAGTAAGGGCAAACAACTGAAATAAACACAAGAAGTGACAACAGTAGAATGAAGAACATTCGGTGCAGCTGGTATGTGACACTCAGGGTCACAACCATCAATGCGAAGGAGAACAGCAGATGAAGCCTAAAGTGGTACTTCTTGACACAGAATGTGATGAGGGGTGCAAACAGGAAGACTTGCAAGGAGAAGAGCATGATCGCAAAGACATGCAGCCTTGATGGTAGACGCGAAGCCACAAGGACAGATGCAACTATCGACGCATTCAAGGAGATGTTGCTGGTTAACTTTGGATTGTTGAGTGCTCCTGGAGGCCTTATAGTTGAACCAGAATAGTCATGCAGAAAGAGATGAACCAGCAAAAGAGATACAGCAAGGGCCCATATCGAGTCTGAACTGATGGACCTAGTGAGGGTATGGTAAATTGGCGCAAGAACATAAAGACCGCTGATGAAGAATGATATGTTGAGGACATACTTTGTCAGAAGCTTCAGCGAGAATGGACA
Coding sequences within it:
- the LOC112895938 gene encoding pentatricopeptide repeat-containing protein At4g36680, mitochondrial-like; the protein is MTALAILLRHGRRAHAQARGIPLSRALSTTTAGTDPGALSVADATRRLRREHDPDRAVSILEAIDTASISAASTRHALSLAARRLSRSRRFADAEALLSSHLPASTTEPHLAAVLCSYASANLPEKALDAFRSTATSLPTPISPLPFNALLSAFLRCRRHHRVPVLFSELSKEFSITPDATSYGILVKAYCMSRDDVKAKQALDQMREQGISPTTSIYTTLMDSMYKQKKTEEAEHLWKEMVESGCKPDVATYNVKAMNYGLHGKPEEVQEVMMEMEAAGVKPDTITYNFLMTCYCRNGKVEDAKVLYHSLAEKGCSANAATYKHMLAALCAHGDFDAGLGIVKESLKRHKVPDFRTMKGLVEGLAKGGRVAEAKTVVAEVKKRFPENLLSGWMKLEKELGLDSDSIDNTLQSKGTSGETVVESKPVAADAEALEREGSALEENAVSEESSDDEVPGHEVSSSEEMPRGPA
- the LOC112873739 gene encoding casein kinase 1 isoform X2, producing MEHVIGGKFKLGKKIGSGSFGELYLGVNIQSGEEVAIKLESVKSRHPQLHYESKLYMLLQGGTGIPHLKWFGVEGEYNVMVIDLLGPSLEDLFNFCSRRFSLKTVLMLADQMIARVEYMHTRGFLHRDIKPDNFLMGLGRKASQVYVIDYGLAKKYRDLQTHKHIPYRENKNLTGTARYASVNTHLGVEQSRRDDLESLGYVLMYFLRGSLPWQGLKAGTKKQKYDKISEKKMLTSIEALCKSYPSEFTTYFHYCRSLRFEDKPDYSYLKKIFRDLFIREGYQHDYVFDWTVARQAADNNRLRLSGRGGLVGPSADRAERAAARQDVPDRFPGPVDAFGRRTGSGSGHYGEHTKHRSLLDTLLAPKTTVDSDRRRPSSSRNGSTSRKALLSSSRGSGDPSDPNRSSHLVPTSSGSSRPSTNLRLHQSTGLEGRTSSLSKPGRVVHDDPTMRNFERLTISADRRK
- the LOC112873739 gene encoding casein kinase 1 isoform X1, encoding MEHVIGGKFKLGKKIGSGSFGELYLGVNIQSGEEVAIKLESVKSRHPQLHYESKLYMLLQGGTGIPHLKWFGVEGEYNVMVIDLLGPSLEDLFNFCSRRFSLKTVLMLADQMIARVEYMHTRGFLHRDIKPDNFLMGLGRKASQVYVIDYGLAKKYRDLQTHKHIPYRENKNLTGTARYASVNTHLGVEQSRRDDLESLGYVLMYFLRGSLPWQGLKAGTKKQKYDKISEKKMLTSIEVIDLFRTKFFNNHKLLFCWIVIYCCPCFSQFVQALCKSYPSEFTTYFHYCRSLRFEDKPDYSYLKKIFRDLFIREGYQHDYVFDWTVARQAADNNRLRLSGRGGLVGPSADRAERAAARQDVPDRFPGPVDAFGRRTGSGSGHYGEHTKHRSLLDTLLAPKTTVDSDRRRPSSSRNGSTSRKALLSSSRGSGDPSDPNRSSHLVPTSSGSSRPSTNLRLHQSTGLEGRTSSLSKPGRVVHDDPTMRNFERLTISADRRK
- the LOC112878777 gene encoding phosphatidylinositol N-acetylglucosaminyltransferase subunit C translates to MKSSDGNRIRLQPMWRKVAYGGRQPGYDDNYTDESFLEEMVMNANVVKRDLLKVMIDSVSISQYLCIVALVVSTWTLTLNLDIDEATLLKLDVGLLLVGFSVLLLTTCPFSLKLLTKYVLNISFFISGLYVLAPIYHTLTRSISSDSIWALAVSLLLVHLFLHDYSGSTIRPPGALNNPKLTSNISLNASIVASVLVASRLPSRLHVFAIMLFSLQVFLFAPLITFCVKKYHFRLHLLFSFALMVVTLSVTYQLHRMFFILLLSLLVFISVVCPYWLIRIQEYKFEINGPWDEAKLCFDITE